One segment of Erigeron canadensis isolate Cc75 chromosome 2, C_canadensis_v1, whole genome shotgun sequence DNA contains the following:
- the LOC122587804 gene encoding uncharacterized protein LOC122587804, with protein MSNQIETSQSIQNIREDTKELSERLDRINGKVEMNAKNQDINFKDLESRMAAITRPREQAKAITTRTGRSYDPPPMPNVVLSDVQDSGNGDADVDEKIEMEDSPTVKNLVNPPKPAVTPEAKPYKPKVPFPQLFRKAKLKEQYDKFVNMIKNFHINVPLVDLIQGMPNYAKFIKELVTDKGKMDEVRATYLNAECFAILQNQHFPPKLEDPGSFLITCSIRSFTCKALADLDASINLMPYSVWSKLALGVLRPTRMSIRLADHSFQYPIGIAENMTV; from the exons ATGAGCAACCAGATTGAGACCAGCCAAAGCATTCAGAATATAAGAGAGGATACTAAGGAGTTGAGTGAGAGGTTGGATAGGATCAATGGCAAAGTGGAGATGAATGCCAAGAATCAGGATATCAACTTCAAGGATCTTGAGAGTAGGATGGCTGCTATCACTAGGCCcagg GAGCAAGCAAAGGCCATTACAACCAGAACAGGTAGATCCTATGATCCTCCTCCTATGCCTAATGTTGTTctttcagatgtgcaggattCAGGGAATGGAGATGCTGATGTTGATGAGAAGATTGAAATGGAGGATAGTCCAACTGTGAAGAATCTGGTTAATCCACCGAAACCGGCTgtgacacccgaggctaagccatacaaacctaaggttccatttccacaaCTGTTCAGAAAGGCGAAGTTGAAGGAACAGTATGATAAATTTgtcaatatgattaaaaattttcacattAATGTTCCTTTGGTTGATTTGATTCAGGGAATGCCCAACTATGCCAAGTTTATCAAAGAACTTGTGACGgataaaggaaagatggatgaggtgaGGGCCACTTATCTTAATGCCGAGTGTTTTGCTATCTTGCAGAACCAACATTTTCCAcctaagcttgaggatccagggagtttcctTATCACTTGTTCTATTCGTTCTTTTACTTGTAAGGCACTTGCCGACTTAGATGCTAGTatcaatttgatgccttactcggtttggagtaaACTGGCTTTGGGAGTATTGAGACCTACCAGAATGAGTATAAGATTAGCTGACcattcttttcagtatcccattgggattgctgaaaatATGACTGTCTAG